Proteins co-encoded in one Malus sylvestris chromosome 9, drMalSylv7.2, whole genome shotgun sequence genomic window:
- the LOC126582796 gene encoding pentatricopeptide repeat-containing protein At3g12770-like isoform X2, with product MNGNGNLNLKLLKKSICSSTLHLKHQSLSPPFTSLQCGTIFQSLTKTKSFPKGEQLHAVAVTAGNLINNTYLSTKLAAFYANCGKMPQAQLIFDGILLKNSFLWNFMIRGYACNGCPFKSLVLYREMLSFGQKADNFTYPFVLKACGDLLVVEIGRRVHGEVVVSGLESDVYVGNALLAMYSKFGDMRLAGMVFDRMPERDLTSWNTMISGCVKNGDPREGLMIFEEMGKAGLRADGTSLLGILSGCAELMALKEGKAVHAYVVRNSGEIHNEFLTNSLIEMYCKCKSAAYSRRIFDGVKLKDTVSWNSMISGYEQNGDAFESLRLFCQMVMEGAEVDEVTVTSVLGACDQISALQFGMSVHSCIVKKGFGGNIFVGTALVDMYSKCGSLSCSRCVFDEMPVKNLVSWSAMVSGYGAHGRGEEAISCYHELVANNFTPDEGVLTSVLSACSHAGLVNEGYTRMLSWRRLQHKMFLK from the exons ATGAACGGCAATGGCAATCTCAATCTCAAACTCCTCAAAAAATCTATCTGCTCCTCCACTCTCCATCTCAAACATCAATCTCTCAGCCCACCATTCACTTCCCTCCAATGCGGAACCATCTTCCAATCCCTCACCAAAACCAAATCCTTCCCAAAAGGCGAGCAGCTCCACGCCGTCGCTGTCACCGCCGGAAATCTCATCAACAACACCTATCTCAGCACCAAGCTCGCCGCTTTCTACGCAAACTGTGGTAAAATGCCCCAAGCGCAGCTGATTTTTGATGGGATTTTACTGAAAAACTCGTTCCTGTGGAATTTCATGATCAGGGGATATGCCTGCAATGGATGTCCGTTCAAGTCTCTGGTTTTGTACCGTGAAATGCTTAGTTTTGGACAGAAGGCGGACAATTTTACCTACCCTTTTGTTCTTAAGGCGTGCGGTGATCTGTTGGTTGTGGAAATTGGGAGGAGGGTTCATGGGGAGGTTGTGGTTAGTGGGCTGGAGTCGGATGTTTATGTGGGTAATGCTCTTCTGGCAATGTACTCCAAGTTCGGGGATATGAGGTTGGCAGGGATGGTGTTTGATAGAATGCCTGAGAGAGATTTAACTTCTTGGAACACAATGATTTCGGGTTGTGTGAAGAATGGTGACCCAAGAGAGGGTTTAATGATTTTTGAGGAAATGGGGAAGGCGGGATTGAGAGCAGATGGGACAAGTTTGCTTGGGATACTCTCTGGTTGTGCTGAGTTGATGGCCTTGAAGGAGGGGAAAGCAGTTCATGCATATGTGGTTCGAAACAGTGGTGAAATACATAACGAGTTTTTGACCAATTCTCTTATTGAGATGTATTGTAAGTGCAAGTCTGCGGCTTATTCGAGGCGAATATTTGATGGGGTGAAATTGAAAGATACTGTGTCATGGAACTCTATGATCAGTGGTTATGAGCAGAATGGAGATGCTTTTGAAAGCTTGAGACTTTTCTGCCAAATGGTTATGGAAGGTGCAGAGGTTGATGAAGTAACTGTCACAAGTGTGCTCGGAGCTTGTGACCAGATCAGCGCCTTGCAATTTGGCATGTCTGTTCATTCATGCATCGTCAAGAAAGGGTTTGGTGGAAATATCTTTGTGGGAACTGCCCTTGTAGACATGTATTCTAAATGTGGAAGTTTGTCTTGTTCCCGTTGTGTTTTTGATGAGATGCCTGTAAAAAACTTGGTTTCTTGGAGTGCTATGGTTTCAGGATATGGTGCTCATGGGAGGGGAGAAGAAGCAATCTCTTGTTATCACGAACTGGTAGCAAATAATTTCACTCCAGATGAAGGGGTTCTCACTTCTGTTTTGTCAGCATGTAGCCATGCCGGCCTAGTCAATGAAG GTTACACAAGAATGTTAAGCTGGCGGAGATTGCAGcacaaaatgtttttgaaatga
- the LOC126582796 gene encoding putative pentatricopeptide repeat-containing protein At3g11460, mitochondrial isoform X1, with protein MNGNGNLNLKLLKKSICSSTLHLKHQSLSPPFTSLQCGTIFQSLTKTKSFPKGEQLHAVAVTAGNLINNTYLSTKLAAFYANCGKMPQAQLIFDGILLKNSFLWNFMIRGYACNGCPFKSLVLYREMLSFGQKADNFTYPFVLKACGDLLVVEIGRRVHGEVVVSGLESDVYVGNALLAMYSKFGDMRLAGMVFDRMPERDLTSWNTMISGCVKNGDPREGLMIFEEMGKAGLRADGTSLLGILSGCAELMALKEGKAVHAYVVRNSGEIHNEFLTNSLIEMYCKCKSAAYSRRIFDGVKLKDTVSWNSMISGYEQNGDAFESLRLFCQMVMEGAEVDEVTVTSVLGACDQISALQFGMSVHSCIVKKGFGGNIFVGTALVDMYSKCGSLSCSRCVFDEMPVKNLVSWSAMVSGYGAHGRGEEAISCYHELVANNFTPDEGVLTSVLSACSHAGLVNEGKDIFNRMTVEYNVKPGLAHYSCLVDLLGRAGRIDEAYELIKTMQVEPSSDIWAALLSACRLHKNVKLAEIAAQNVFEMNPKGVGSYICLSNIYASEKRWDDVERVRAVVRRKGLKKPPGCSFVELDKMVHRFLVGDKSHPQTRDIYAKLTDLNLQLKEAGYKPDTASVFYDVEEKVKEKMLWDHSERLAIAFALINTQPGTTIRITKNLRVCNDCHTVTKMISMLMNREIIMRDIHRFHHFRQGVCSCGDYW; from the coding sequence ATGAACGGCAATGGCAATCTCAATCTCAAACTCCTCAAAAAATCTATCTGCTCCTCCACTCTCCATCTCAAACATCAATCTCTCAGCCCACCATTCACTTCCCTCCAATGCGGAACCATCTTCCAATCCCTCACCAAAACCAAATCCTTCCCAAAAGGCGAGCAGCTCCACGCCGTCGCTGTCACCGCCGGAAATCTCATCAACAACACCTATCTCAGCACCAAGCTCGCCGCTTTCTACGCAAACTGTGGTAAAATGCCCCAAGCGCAGCTGATTTTTGATGGGATTTTACTGAAAAACTCGTTCCTGTGGAATTTCATGATCAGGGGATATGCCTGCAATGGATGTCCGTTCAAGTCTCTGGTTTTGTACCGTGAAATGCTTAGTTTTGGACAGAAGGCGGACAATTTTACCTACCCTTTTGTTCTTAAGGCGTGCGGTGATCTGTTGGTTGTGGAAATTGGGAGGAGGGTTCATGGGGAGGTTGTGGTTAGTGGGCTGGAGTCGGATGTTTATGTGGGTAATGCTCTTCTGGCAATGTACTCCAAGTTCGGGGATATGAGGTTGGCAGGGATGGTGTTTGATAGAATGCCTGAGAGAGATTTAACTTCTTGGAACACAATGATTTCGGGTTGTGTGAAGAATGGTGACCCAAGAGAGGGTTTAATGATTTTTGAGGAAATGGGGAAGGCGGGATTGAGAGCAGATGGGACAAGTTTGCTTGGGATACTCTCTGGTTGTGCTGAGTTGATGGCCTTGAAGGAGGGGAAAGCAGTTCATGCATATGTGGTTCGAAACAGTGGTGAAATACATAACGAGTTTTTGACCAATTCTCTTATTGAGATGTATTGTAAGTGCAAGTCTGCGGCTTATTCGAGGCGAATATTTGATGGGGTGAAATTGAAAGATACTGTGTCATGGAACTCTATGATCAGTGGTTATGAGCAGAATGGAGATGCTTTTGAAAGCTTGAGACTTTTCTGCCAAATGGTTATGGAAGGTGCAGAGGTTGATGAAGTAACTGTCACAAGTGTGCTCGGAGCTTGTGACCAGATCAGCGCCTTGCAATTTGGCATGTCTGTTCATTCATGCATCGTCAAGAAAGGGTTTGGTGGAAATATCTTTGTGGGAACTGCCCTTGTAGACATGTATTCTAAATGTGGAAGTTTGTCTTGTTCCCGTTGTGTTTTTGATGAGATGCCTGTAAAAAACTTGGTTTCTTGGAGTGCTATGGTTTCAGGATATGGTGCTCATGGGAGGGGAGAAGAAGCAATCTCTTGTTATCACGAACTGGTAGCAAATAATTTCACTCCAGATGAAGGGGTTCTCACTTCTGTTTTGTCAGCATGTAGCCATGCCGGCCTAGTCAATGAAGGTAAAGATATTTTTAATAGAATGACGGTAGAATACAATGTGAAGCCTGGACTTGCTCACTATTCATGTTTGGTGGATCTTCTGGGAAGAGCAGGGCGCATAGATGAAGCATATGAGCTCATTAAGACCATGCAAGTAGAACCTAGCAGTGATATATGGGCTGCACTTCTTTCTGCTTGCAGGTTACACAAGAATGTTAAGCTGGCGGAGATTGCAGcacaaaatgtttttgaaatgaACCCAAAAGGAGTGGGGAGCTACATTTGCCTTTCCAACATTTATGCTTCTGAGAAGAGATGGGATGACGTGGAAAGAGTGAGAGCTGTGGTGAGAAGGAAGGGACTGAAGAAACCACCCGGCTGCAGCTTTGTGGAGTTAGATAAGATGGTTCATAGGTTTTTAGTTGGAGATAAGTCACACCCACAGACACGAGATATTTATGCCAAGTTAACAGACTTGAATCTGCAGCTCAAGGAGGCTGGATACAAGCCGGACACCGCTTCAGTGTTCTATGACGTTGAAGAGAAAGTAAAGGAGAAAATGCTTTGGGATCATAGCGAGAGACTGGCAATTGCTTTTGCCCTTATTAACACACAACCTGGGACGACAATCAGGATAACCAAGAATCTTCGTGTATGTAACGATTGCCACACGGTAACAAAAATGATCTCTATGCTTATGAATCGAGAGATTATAATGCGAGATATCCACAGGTTCCACCACTTTAGACAGGGAGTTTGCTCTTGTGGGGATTACTGGTGA